GCGGGCGCTGACGCGCAAAGAGAACTTTCCGAACTTAAAATCGATCGTTATCTCCGGCCACTCTGCCGGTGGTCAGTTCGCCACGCGCTACGGGATGGCCAATCAGATTCACGATTCCGCCGGCGTTCCCATCACTTACGTTGTTTCGAACCCATCGAGCTATTCGTACCTGGATCCGGAACGGCCTGCCGGAGCGAACAACGAACAGCGGCCATTCGGCGAAGCGCGCAACTGCACGACGTACGACAATTGGCCCTATGGGTTTAAGAACCGAACGGGCTATGCCTCGAAGATTCCCGACGATCAGTTGAAGAAACAGATGGCCGCGCGGCCGATGACTTACTTGTTAGGTGAATTGGATGTTCTGCCGCTCGCCGGGTTTGATTCGTCATGTCCGGCGATGGCGCAGGGCCCGACGCGACTTGCTCGCGGCCAGGCGTACGCAGCCTACGTGAAAGCGAAATACAACGCCCCGCATCAGGTGGTCGTGGTTCCCCTGTGCGGTCACAACGCGCGCTGCGTGTTTACCTCAGAAGCTGCATTGCCGGTCTTGTTTCCGAAGATGTAGGAGCGCCCGCATCGGAGCGCCCGCATCCTTGCGGGCGGTTCGCAGGCATCCTGCCTGCGCACTCATTTCTTCCGTAACCTAGCACTGCTGAACGGCCAATCCTCCGGACGGTCACAGAGATTCGCTTTGAATGGATTGTTGTCGATGTACGCGACGGTGCTCGCGAACTGGGTTGGATTCCGAATAAACCGATCGAAGTATTCCTTCTGCCAAAAGCGCCTGGCCCGGTCGAGCATTTTGTTCGCCTCATTCGAAGTAAATGATTTGATCGAGTGCATGATTTTCGCCAGACCGTACCCAGCCGCTGGTGTGGCCAAGATGTGCACGTGGTTCCGCATGACAACCCAGGCGGATAATTTGTATTTCCTGACGTCGTGAAATAACAGCGCCTTCTCGACCATTTTTGCGACGTCAGGACTCTTTAGGTAGCAACTACCACAGCCCTGATCGAGATAAACTTCAATCCTGCGTCGGAATATCGCTGCGGCTTCGCCGCTTTGTTCGAGCTTCAGATCTTGTTTCCAACCAACAATCACGTCGCGCGAAGCGAATCGTAGAGTCTGAACGTAATGAATTGCGCGAGTTGCCCGCCGTCAAAGTGTGGAAGGTAGCCGCGGCTGTGCCAGCCTAAAGTTGGCGAGGGGTCTAGTGAGAGTTCCGTCTTCATACTTAAATGCGCGCAGGATGCGCGCGACCCGCCCGCAAGATGCGGGCGCTCCTTACGGAGTCGGGGATGGAGTTGCCGGAGCATGTACCCGTGGCTGCAAGGTCACACTGGTAATCACAATCTTGTCTGCGGGCCGCGGACTTCCTTCCACGGTCGGCGCGCTCATGATGATTTCCGCATTCTTGATCCCGTCAACAACTCTTCCGAAAACTGTGTACTGCTTGTCGAAGGCCGGCTGCTTCTTCAGCGTAATAAACCACTGACAATTCGCGCCGTCGATGTCGCCGGTGCGCGCTGCGCCGAGCGTGCCGCGTTCGTAGGGGATGTCGCTGAATTCAGCCTTTACGTTTGGATAAGGCGAATTACCGGTACCCCACATCGCCGCACTGCCTGTCTTGGTCAGCGGATCGCCGCCCTGGATAATTCCCAGTTCCTGATCGATGCGATGAATCGCCGTCCCGTCGTAGAACTTTTCGTTGATCAGTCTCTTGAATCGTTCGACGTGCTGCGGTGCGATATTCGGATAGAGCTCGATCACGATTCGGCCATAGTCGGCAGTCTCGATCACGGCGACTTGTGAGTCGGGTTCGGGTTTTGCCGACTTAACGTTCGAAGCGGCGCCCGAATTAGCGTTCGAATTCGCGCCGTTAGTGTTTGTCTTTGATTGATGGCAAGCGGTGAGCAAGCCGACAAGTGCGGCGCAACATACGAAAATAAAAAATCGTCTCGACAATTTGGTTTCTCCTCGACACGGAAAGCGGGCAGGATGCCCGCGCACCGCAGGCAGGGATGCCTGCGCTCCTAAAACAGCTTGTTGCTATCCAACAGAATCGTCACGGGCCCGTCGTTCACCAGTTCAACCTGCATCATAGCCTGAAACTTTCCCGTGGCCACATCGTCCACTGTTGCGCGCGCCTGGCGCACAAAGAAATCGTAGAGCGGCTCAGCGATTTCAGGCGACGCTGCTTCTATCCACGACGGCCGCAAACCACGACGCACATCGCCGTACAGAGTGAATTGCGAAATTATCAGCAACGCGCCACCCACATCCTTGACTGACAAATTCATCTTGCCCTCTTCATCATCAAAGATGCGCAGGTTCGCGATTTTATCAACCAGGTATGCTGCTTCGACTTTTGTGTCGTCGCGCGCGATCCCGAGCAGCACGACGAGACCAGTTCCGATCTCGCCAACCACCTCACCATCGACTGTAACTTTCGCGCGGGTGACGCGCTGGATCACGGCTCGCATCGGGTTCTACAGGAGATTTGGCAGAAGCAGGAAGTAGCCATTAATCATCAGGAGCGTGGCCGCGAAACCCGCGATTACCGCAAACTGCAGGATGCGACGCGAAGTTGCGAGGATGGAAACGGATGCCAGCACAATCGCAATTTGGAACAGGGCCTCGGCAAAATCGAAGTTCGGATCTTTCTTCTGCGCGATCTCACGTTGCGCTTCGAAGTCACGCGCGCGGGCCATTAGCTGTTTGCGCCCTTCACCCTTCAAAGGGTTACCAGGATCGGCTTTGTCCGGCTCATCGTCATACCGCTCGGCGGTCTTGCGGTACTCATTAATCTTCGTTTCCAGCACCTGGCGCGCGTCGGCCGGCATATTAGGATTTGTCTTCAATTCAACTTCAAGATCATCCGCCGCAGTACGCACCGTCGTCTGGCGAATCGTCTTCGCTTGATAAAAGGCCCAGGTGTCGCTGGCGTGAATGTTGTGGGCGATCATGTCTTCAAGGACATTGCCGCCGCCCAGACTCGTAATCGCCAGCAGCATAGCCATGAAGCCTATGATCAGGGCGGCCCGCCCCTTAAACTTCTCGTCGCCCTTTTCTTTGGCGTCGACTATTTGCTCGGCTGCGTCACTTGCTTCCATCGTTTTTATTGGTTCCGTTGTGAATTTTGGTTCGCTCAAGACCTGACATCAATGCGAACAGAGCTGATGCCATCATTTCTTCGGCGGTTTACTCGGCCGGATTTCGACACGGCTGACCAGCGAGCGATCGTCGTGGTGTAGCAGATCGAGGACGACGCGCGCGATGTCTTCGGGTTGTAATTGCCAACTCTTCTCAGCGCTGGGTGAGTCGCCGCCGAACTCAGTGTTCACTGACCCGGGCATGACATAGCTGACTTTGATGTTGTCGTGCCGCACCTCCTGCATCAACGCTTCACTAAAACCGTTCAAGCCAAACTTTGAGGCGTTGTAGGCGGCCATGCGTGGATGCGCGTTCACGCCCGCCAGCGAAGAAATGTTGATGATGTAGCCACCACCGCGCCGCTTCATCTCGGGAATTGCTTCACGGCAACAGTAGAAGACGCCGAAAACATTCGTCTCAAGCACCGCACGGAAATCTTCCGGCGGAGTTTCCTCGACCGGTGTCTTGAAAGTGCCTATGCCGGCGTTGTTGATGAGAATGTCGAGCCCGCCGAGTTCCTCGATAGTGTGCGCGATCAACCCTTTCACCTGGTCGTAATCGCGAACGTCACACACGAATCCGACTGCGCGACCTTTGTTAAGCTGATTCAGTTCGGTGACGGCGTCGTTGAGCTCGGTTGGATGGCGAGCGCTGATGCAGACCGAGACGCCTTCGCGAATCAATGCTTCCGCGATGCCACGGCCGATGCCTTTAGTGCCGCCGGTGATGACTGCCGTTTTGTTTTTAAGATCCATCCAAGCCTTTGTGCCTCGGTGTGATCTCTGTGTCTCTGTGGTAATCATTCATAACAAGATTTCACCACAGAGGCACAAAGGACTCACAGAGACACAGAGAGTTATTTAAGTTTTTC
The nucleotide sequence above comes from Pyrinomonadaceae bacterium. Encoded proteins:
- the dtd gene encoding D-aminoacyl-tRNA deacylase — encoded protein: MRAVIQRVTRAKVTVDGEVVGEIGTGLVVLLGIARDDTKVEAAYLVDKIANLRIFDDEEGKMNLSVKDVGGALLIISQFTLYGDVRRGLRPSWIEAASPEIAEPLYDFFVRQARATVDDVATGKFQAMMQVELVNDGPVTILLDSNKLF
- a CDS encoding alpha/beta fold hydrolase; the encoded protein is MRNLFVLSFIIFGFASTVAAQPCTSATPECTRWVKLGGESRSLVYSNYPLDKKNEKITRALIVVHGAGRDADNYFRTTLAATFLANALENTIAISPRFASNNGGCPDTLAANEVNWPCGGDSWRSGGVATNNGQLTSYDFMDAIVRALTRKENFPNLKSIVISGHSAGGQFATRYGMANQIHDSAGVPITYVVSNPSSYSYLDPERPAGANNEQRPFGEARNCTTYDNWPYGFKNRTGYASKIPDDQLKKQMAARPMTYLLGELDVLPLAGFDSSCPAMAQGPTRLARGQAYAAYVKAKYNAPHQVVVVPLCGHNARCVFTSEAALPVLFPKM
- a CDS encoding DUF4337 domain-containing protein; its protein translation is MEASDAAEQIVDAKEKGDEKFKGRAALIIGFMAMLLAITSLGGGNVLEDMIAHNIHASDTWAFYQAKTIRQTTVRTAADDLEVELKTNPNMPADARQVLETKINEYRKTAERYDDEPDKADPGNPLKGEGRKQLMARARDFEAQREIAQKKDPNFDFAEALFQIAIVLASVSILATSRRILQFAVIAGFAATLLMINGYFLLLPNLL
- a CDS encoding transposase, producing the protein MIVGWKQDLKLEQSGEAAAIFRRRIEVYLDQGCGSCYLKSPDVAKMVEKALLFHDVRKYKLSAWVVMRNHVHILATPAAGYGLAKIMHSIKSFTSNEANKMLDRARRFWQKEYFDRFIRNPTQFASTVAYIDNNPFKANLCDRPEDWPFSSARLRKK
- a CDS encoding peptidylprolyl isomerase; the encoded protein is MSRRFFIFVCCAALVGLLTACHQSKTNTNGANSNANSGAASNVKSAKPEPDSQVAVIETADYGRIVIELYPNIAPQHVERFKRLINEKFYDGTAIHRIDQELGIIQGGDPLTKTGSAAMWGTGNSPYPNVKAEFSDIPYERGTLGAARTGDIDGANCQWFITLKKQPAFDKQYTVFGRVVDGIKNAEIIMSAPTVEGSPRPADKIVITSVTLQPRVHAPATPSPTP
- a CDS encoding SDR family oxidoreductase, with the translated sequence MDLKNKTAVITGGTKGIGRGIAEALIREGVSVCISARHPTELNDAVTELNQLNKGRAVGFVCDVRDYDQVKGLIAHTIEELGGLDILINNAGIGTFKTPVEETPPEDFRAVLETNVFGVFYCCREAIPEMKRRGGGYIINISSLAGVNAHPRMAAYNASKFGLNGFSEALMQEVRHDNIKVSYVMPGSVNTEFGGDSPSAEKSWQLQPEDIARVVLDLLHHDDRSLVSRVEIRPSKPPKK